The following proteins come from a genomic window of Candidatus Dadabacteria bacterium:
- a CDS encoding cytochrome C oxidase subunit IV family protein yields MSTHDHTEEHHTGLRVYTIVCLALFVLTAVTVYVAKFDFGDFNIVVAMVIASIKASIVALYFMHLKFEDKLTWIYALYPLFLLFLLIGFTIM; encoded by the coding sequence ATGAGCACACACGATCACACTGAGGAACATCACACCGGCCTTCGGGTATACACAATTGTATGCCTTGCACTGTTCGTCCTGACGGCAGTTACGGTTTACGTCGCGAAGTTCGATTTCGGCGACTTCAATATCGTCGTAGCAATGGTAATAGCGTCGATAAAAGCATCGATCGTCGCCCTTTATTTCATGCATCTTAAGTTTGAAGACAAACTTACGTGGATATACGCCCTATATCCTCTTTTCCTGCTTTTCCTTCTCATCGGGTTCACCATAATGG